In a single window of the Fibrobacter sp. UWH4 genome:
- a CDS encoding lamin tail domain-containing protein codes for MSPILKKYITIATLFLCVCTLWNCGNHSTESSSAASATAEGNTANVSLHLQYSIPPLLDSLVLDCYGTDTLHYVHSADNPNFSLELFPSDSWNFKAKIYANGALMQMGELETSLTAGTTVSLAIQMHPVVGFVFVEIPLGLKNDAGITGGSMKLKSSTDQYEFPMEMTVDGAIFKSDMLKLGCEYELEILLLNQEGMAIYSVTDKFTLTEDSPVPELTLNSLRSQVALAIKAAEERRIEITIPLKAGYRKPRVDDLLITEFYTSAAKTDTTQYEFIEIYNGSTDTLILDDCAIGATSNSAIRYLPLTTSEIAPRQVLVLGDATKDITPPLHINTESWNDITNSRGSIVLKCDGESLDSLYYAPDTDSLHAQVVPSANSKNGISTQLNIEQWKSRRDSTAWSLGKPTPGELN; via the coding sequence ATGAGTCCTATTCTGAAAAAATACATCACCATCGCCACCCTGTTCCTGTGCGTATGCACCCTCTGGAACTGCGGCAACCACTCCACCGAATCCAGCTCCGCCGCAAGCGCTACGGCCGAAGGGAACACCGCCAATGTTTCGCTTCACCTGCAATACAGCATCCCGCCGCTCCTGGACAGCCTCGTGCTGGACTGCTACGGCACCGACACGCTGCACTACGTGCATTCCGCCGACAACCCTAACTTCAGTCTGGAACTTTTCCCGAGCGACAGCTGGAACTTCAAGGCGAAGATCTACGCGAACGGCGCCTTGATGCAGATGGGCGAACTGGAAACCAGTCTCACTGCAGGAACCACGGTGAGCCTGGCGATCCAGATGCACCCGGTCGTAGGATTCGTCTTCGTAGAAATTCCGCTCGGGCTCAAGAACGACGCGGGAATCACAGGAGGTTCGATGAAGCTGAAATCGTCAACCGACCAGTACGAATTCCCCATGGAAATGACTGTAGACGGAGCAATCTTCAAGAGCGACATGCTCAAGCTCGGTTGCGAATACGAGCTGGAAATTCTGCTCCTCAACCAAGAAGGAATGGCCATCTACAGCGTTACGGACAAATTCACGCTTACTGAAGACAGCCCCGTCCCCGAACTCACGCTGAACTCGCTCCGTAGCCAGGTCGCGCTTGCCATCAAGGCCGCCGAGGAACGCCGCATCGAAATCACGATACCCCTGAAGGCGGGCTACCGCAAGCCAAGGGTTGACGATTTGCTGATTACGGAATTTTACACCAGTGCAGCAAAAACAGATACGACTCAATACGAGTTTATCGAGATCTACAACGGAAGTACGGACACACTTATTTTAGATGATTGCGCTATTGGGGCGACCAGTAACAGCGCCATCCGCTACCTGCCCCTGACCACCAGCGAAATCGCCCCTCGTCAGGTACTGGTCTTGGGAGACGCCACCAAGGACATCACTCCACCCCTCCATATCAACACGGAAAGCTGGAACGATATCACCAACTCAAGGGGAAGCATCGTCCTAAAATGTGACGGAGAATCGCTTGATTCTCTATACTATGCTCCCGATACAGATTCATTACATGCGCAAGTGGTTCCAAGCGCAAACTCAAAAAACGGCATCAGCACCCAGCTGAATATCGAACAATGGAAAAGCCGTAGGGATTCTACGGCCTGGAGTCTCGGAAAACCCACCCCCGGTGAGTTGAATTAG
- the typA gene encoding translational GTPase TypA produces the protein MDTSKIRNVAIIAHVDHGKTTLVDQLLKQCGTFHENEEVNERVMDSDNLERERGITILSKNTSVMYKGYRVNIVDTPGHADFGGQVERVLGTVDGVILVVDAFEGPMAQTRFVTQKALEMGLIPIVVVNKIDRDGCNPHAALDKVFDLFCELDANEQQLDFDKVFGSGRKGICKAEMEDPDGDFHILMDKIIERIPAPKGDPAAEPLLQIASLEYSGFLGRLAVGRMQQGTFKPNMTVAQAMTDGKVKNIRIQKILRYEGLTPQPIEEAGPGDIILIAGLDNFDIGDTLSSTNNPVHLPRIHIDPPTISMLFTVNTSPLAGKYGGKFMTGNQLQERLERAHMADPALLVEKVDGASTFKVSGRGILHLTILVENMRRELYEFTIGSPQVIFKNDENGKLLEPIEEFKVEVPNEFSGACIQEINTRKGEMVNMTTDENDRVTLEYLVPSRGLIGIRPKLLSLSKGYAVSQSIFKDYEPYKGEIPARVNGVLIAKEPGEAASYALSNLEDRGYLIIGPGAEVYPGMIVGEHNRDVDIIVNVTKGKHLTNMRSKSADDMIQLTPYRRLTLEECVTFINEDECIEVTPEVLRLRKTELDPIKRKQLSKRPAEED, from the coding sequence ATGGATACATCTAAAATCAGAAACGTCGCCATTATCGCCCACGTTGACCACGGTAAGACTACCCTGGTGGACCAGCTCCTCAAGCAGTGCGGAACCTTCCACGAAAACGAAGAAGTGAACGAACGCGTGATGGACTCTGACAACCTGGAACGTGAACGCGGCATCACCATCCTTTCCAAGAACACGAGCGTCATGTACAAGGGCTATCGCGTGAACATCGTCGATACCCCGGGGCACGCCGACTTCGGCGGCCAGGTGGAACGCGTTCTGGGTACGGTGGACGGCGTTATCCTGGTGGTGGACGCATTCGAAGGCCCCATGGCCCAGACCCGTTTCGTGACCCAGAAGGCCCTTGAAATGGGACTTATTCCTATCGTCGTCGTGAACAAGATCGACCGCGACGGCTGCAACCCGCACGCCGCTCTTGACAAGGTGTTCGACCTGTTCTGCGAACTCGACGCCAACGAACAGCAGCTGGACTTCGACAAGGTGTTCGGTTCTGGCCGTAAGGGCATCTGCAAGGCCGAAATGGAAGACCCCGATGGCGACTTCCACATTTTGATGGACAAGATTATCGAACGCATCCCGGCCCCGAAGGGCGATCCGGCTGCAGAACCGCTTCTGCAGATTGCATCGCTTGAATACTCGGGCTTCCTCGGCCGCTTGGCCGTGGGCCGCATGCAGCAGGGAACCTTCAAGCCGAACATGACCGTTGCCCAGGCCATGACGGACGGCAAGGTGAAAAACATCCGCATCCAGAAGATTCTGCGCTACGAAGGCCTGACCCCGCAGCCGATCGAAGAAGCGGGCCCCGGCGACATCATCTTGATTGCCGGTCTCGACAACTTCGACATCGGTGACACCCTTTCTTCTACGAACAATCCGGTGCACCTCCCCCGCATCCACATTGACCCGCCGACCATCTCTATGCTCTTCACCGTGAACACCTCGCCCCTGGCCGGCAAGTACGGTGGAAAGTTCATGACGGGTAACCAGCTCCAGGAACGTCTGGAACGCGCCCACATGGCAGACCCCGCCCTCTTGGTCGAAAAGGTCGACGGTGCATCCACCTTCAAGGTGTCCGGTCGTGGTATTCTCCACCTCACCATCCTCGTCGAAAACATGCGTCGTGAACTCTACGAATTCACCATCGGGAGCCCGCAGGTAATTTTCAAGAACGACGAAAACGGCAAGCTCCTCGAACCGATCGAAGAATTCAAGGTCGAAGTGCCGAACGAATTCAGCGGCGCCTGCATCCAGGAAATCAACACCCGTAAGGGCGAAATGGTCAACATGACCACCGACGAAAACGACCGCGTCACTCTCGAATACCTCGTTCCGAGCCGTGGCCTTATCGGTATCCGTCCGAAGCTCCTTTCCCTCTCCAAGGGTTATGCCGTCAGCCAGTCCATCTTCAAGGACTACGAACCGTACAAGGGCGAAATTCCGGCCCGCGTGAACGGCGTGCTCATCGCGAAGGAACCGGGCGAAGCTGCAAGCTATGCTCTTTCCAACCTGGAAGACCGCGGCTACCTCATCATCGGACCGGGTGCCGAAGTTTATCCGGGCATGATCGTGGGTGAACACAACCGCGACGTCGACATCATCGTGAACGTCACCAAGGGTAAGCACCTCACCAACATGCGCTCCAAGTCCGCCGACGACATGATCCAGCTGACTCCGTACCGCCGCCTGACTTTGGAAGAATGCGTTACCTTCATCAACGAAGACGAATGCATCGAAGTCACGCCGGAAGTGCTGCGCCTCCGCAAGACCGAGCTCGACCCGATCAAGCGCAAGCAGCTCTCCAAGCGCCCCGCTGAAGAAGACTAA
- a CDS encoding GNAT family N-acetyltransferase, whose protein sequence is MVQACVEKEKLSFIRLQPFYSVKDFRCGDPDLDDFIQNRASGFQKHLLAVSYACADAETGRMLAYCSLANDKVAVGDFKDKTEFNRFRKKQGFPNEKRLKSYPAVKLCRLGVDESAKGQQIGTTVLDYIKSMFVFENKTGCRFLTVDAYLEAIPFYEKNGFRFMNVEDHDPHTRLMYYDLMDLCA, encoded by the coding sequence GTGGTTCAAGCATGTGTAGAAAAAGAAAAGCTAAGTTTTATTCGGTTACAGCCGTTTTATTCCGTTAAAGATTTTCGCTGCGGCGACCCCGATTTAGATGACTTTATTCAAAATCGTGCGTCGGGATTCCAAAAGCATTTGTTAGCCGTGAGTTACGCTTGTGCTGACGCCGAAACAGGGCGGATGTTGGCTTATTGCAGTTTGGCGAATGACAAGGTGGCCGTCGGAGATTTCAAGGATAAAACGGAGTTTAACCGTTTCCGCAAAAAGCAGGGATTTCCTAACGAAAAGCGTTTGAAGAGTTATCCTGCGGTAAAGCTATGCCGTCTGGGTGTGGACGAATCTGCCAAAGGTCAACAGATTGGTACGACGGTCTTGGATTACATCAAGTCTATGTTTGTATTCGAGAACAAGACGGGATGCCGATTCCTGACTGTTGATGCGTATTTGGAGGCAATTCCCTTTTACGAGAAGAACGGATTTCGCTTCATGAATGTAGAAGACCATGATCCGCATACACGTCTTATGTATTACGACCTGATGGATCTGTGTGCGTAG
- a CDS encoding hydroxymethylpyrimidine/phosphomethylpyrimidine kinase, translated as MGEKLIHALTVAGFDGSAGAGFISDIKTMAHFGVYGQAVCTALTQQNEEEFVAPGWVIWDRIEAQLETLFRKHTFKFVKIGLVEKSRTLKRIVEFVREKSPDAFIVWDPIASASAGFHFMRDAEKFLPIMKSIDLVTPNQDEYSYLGLGLAESRGEIRMGHDFAVLLKGGHAHGKESIDTLWYKDEQYKFRSPRLPGKGKHGTGCVLSSAILANVALGKDVPTACEIAKNYMNEFLRSGEGRLGFV; from the coding sequence ATGGGTGAAAAATTGATACATGCTTTGACGGTGGCGGGCTTTGACGGTTCTGCCGGGGCGGGCTTTATCTCGGACATCAAGACGATGGCGCATTTCGGCGTGTACGGTCAGGCGGTCTGCACCGCGCTCACGCAGCAGAACGAAGAGGAATTCGTGGCTCCCGGTTGGGTCATTTGGGACCGCATCGAGGCCCAGCTCGAAACCCTTTTTAGAAAGCATACCTTCAAGTTCGTGAAAATTGGACTTGTGGAAAAGTCGCGCACCTTGAAACGTATCGTTGAATTTGTCCGTGAAAAGTCGCCAGATGCATTCATCGTGTGGGACCCCATTGCAAGCGCTTCTGCTGGCTTCCACTTTATGCGCGATGCAGAAAAGTTCCTGCCGATTATGAAGTCGATTGACCTCGTGACACCGAATCAGGATGAGTACAGCTATCTGGGGCTCGGACTTGCGGAATCCCGCGGTGAAATCCGTATGGGTCATGATTTTGCGGTGCTGCTAAAAGGCGGTCATGCTCACGGCAAGGAATCAATCGATACCTTGTGGTACAAAGATGAACAATACAAGTTCCGGAGTCCGCGGCTCCCCGGCAAGGGCAAGCACGGCACCGGCTGCGTGCTGAGTTCAGCAATTCTTGCAAACGTTGCCCTTGGCAAAGATGTTCCGACAGCATGCGAAATCGCCAAAAATTACATGAATGAATTTCTCCGGAGCGGGGAAGGCCGGCTGGGATTTGTTTGA
- a CDS encoding YicC/YloC family endoribonuclease: MAILSMTGFGKSESMYQGASCVIEVRSVNNRFLDISCKLPKNLAYLENSFKNQIKDKLVRGSVIFSVTLGAGTGGNIPVSYNEAAIAKFVDITRTMQKKFGITGEIKLEHVLALPEVLQFTDADADSEALEKHLAAELDKALDQVNEMRAKEGANLARDLEGRVNHLNAVLDKIEVLDPQRIEVWKDKFKERINVLLKDSEIDDVRLLQEACIMADKLDIHEEITRFRSHNKLFLNALKEGGAQGKNLGFILQEMGREANTLGTKCQSADIAALAIELKNEVECIREQSLNIA; this comes from the coding sequence ATGGCTATTTTATCGATGACGGGGTTTGGAAAAAGCGAGTCCATGTACCAGGGCGCAAGCTGCGTGATTGAAGTCCGCAGCGTAAACAACCGCTTCTTGGACATCTCCTGCAAGTTGCCCAAGAACCTTGCCTACCTCGAAAACAGCTTCAAGAACCAAATCAAGGACAAACTGGTCCGCGGTTCGGTTATCTTTAGCGTGACGCTCGGTGCAGGCACCGGCGGAAACATTCCGGTTTCCTATAACGAAGCTGCCATTGCCAAGTTCGTCGACATCACGCGCACTATGCAAAAGAAATTCGGTATTACGGGCGAAATCAAGCTGGAACACGTACTTGCACTCCCCGAAGTGCTGCAGTTTACTGACGCCGATGCGGACTCTGAAGCGCTCGAAAAACATTTGGCAGCGGAACTCGACAAGGCTCTTGACCAAGTGAACGAAATGCGTGCCAAGGAAGGCGCAAACCTCGCCCGAGATCTCGAAGGCCGCGTGAATCACTTGAACGCCGTTCTCGACAAAATCGAAGTCCTCGACCCCCAGCGCATCGAAGTCTGGAAAGACAAGTTCAAGGAGCGCATCAACGTGCTCCTGAAGGATAGCGAAATCGACGATGTACGCCTGCTGCAGGAAGCCTGCATCATGGCCGACAAACTCGACATCCACGAAGAAATCACGCGTTTCCGCAGCCACAATAAGTTGTTCCTGAACGCTCTCAAGGAAGGCGGCGCCCAGGGCAAGAACCTCGGTTTCATTCTGCAAGAAATGGGCCGCGAAGCCAACACCCTTGGCACCAAGTGCCAGAGTGCCGACATCGCCGCGCTCGCCATTGAACTGAAGAACGAAGTTGAATGCATCCGCGAGCAATCGCTCAACATCGCATAA
- a CDS encoding homoserine O-acetyltransferase produces the protein MSEFLHKNSVGPVVPQTFEKDYGEQGFMLECGKTLPALTIRYETYGTLNADKNNVVWVCSPLTADAHVAGYYTENDKKPGWWDALIGPGKPVDTDKFFVVCSNILGGCKGTTGPASINPRTGKPYGSTFPMITIGDMVNAQRELAKGLGIDQLCCVIGGSMGGFQAMKWAIYYPDLVRRCIVIASSPRFSSQALGFEIVARDVITQDPNFNGGDYYESAHPDVGLSNARKLAHITYLSAVGMEQKFKRAQDQESRNHAVTYSTPFDLNLPLESYLRYQGAKFVDRFDANSYLHIAHATDSFDLETEYGSLENAFKGVKAEFLNVNLSTDWLFPPHESRRITSALLNAGKTVTSLELDTQFGHDGFLIEVGDLGKAVGRFLDSKIIPTATDTQVMPVFHDTEDFDYIGSLVKENSKVLDLGCGNGELLDFLNKKKHVEVLGIERNFKSIMDCLENDVPVIQRDLDESGISDFKDGSFDYAIINRTIQEIRDPVALLNELLRVAKRAIVTFPNFGHWTTRGSLMLHGRMPKSKELPYEWYDTPNIRLLTVKDFHTLCDKEGLKIETISYQNEHKLSKFLTAIGFANFGAEHVIAMVSKK, from the coding sequence ATGAGTGAATTTTTGCATAAAAACAGCGTCGGTCCCGTAGTTCCCCAGACCTTTGAAAAGGATTATGGTGAACAGGGCTTTATGTTGGAGTGTGGCAAGACGCTCCCGGCGCTGACGATCCGTTACGAAACATACGGAACTTTGAACGCAGACAAGAACAACGTGGTCTGGGTGTGTTCCCCGTTGACGGCAGATGCCCACGTGGCAGGATACTATACCGAAAACGATAAGAAACCCGGTTGGTGGGATGCCCTGATTGGCCCCGGAAAACCGGTCGATACGGACAAGTTCTTTGTCGTTTGCAGTAACATTTTAGGTGGTTGCAAGGGCACTACTGGCCCGGCTAGCATTAACCCGCGCACCGGCAAGCCCTACGGCAGTACCTTCCCGATGATTACCATCGGCGACATGGTGAACGCCCAGCGTGAACTCGCCAAGGGACTCGGCATCGATCAGCTCTGCTGCGTGATTGGAGGTTCCATGGGTGGTTTCCAGGCGATGAAGTGGGCCATCTACTATCCGGATCTCGTGCGCCGCTGCATCGTGATTGCAAGCTCTCCGCGATTCAGCAGCCAGGCTCTCGGTTTTGAAATCGTCGCCCGCGACGTGATTACCCAAGACCCGAATTTTAACGGCGGCGACTACTACGAATCGGCTCACCCTGATGTCGGTCTTTCGAATGCCCGCAAGTTGGCGCACATTACCTACCTCAGCGCCGTGGGCATGGAACAGAAATTCAAACGCGCCCAGGACCAAGAAAGCCGTAACCACGCCGTCACCTACAGCACACCTTTCGATTTGAACCTTCCGCTCGAAAGCTACCTGCGCTACCAGGGTGCCAAATTCGTAGACCGCTTCGACGCCAACAGCTACCTGCATATTGCACACGCGACCGACAGCTTTGACTTGGAAACCGAATACGGTTCTCTTGAAAACGCATTCAAGGGCGTGAAGGCGGAATTCCTGAACGTGAACCTGAGTACAGACTGGCTTTTCCCGCCGCACGAATCGCGTCGTATTACAAGCGCCCTCTTGAATGCAGGTAAAACGGTTACAAGCCTTGAGCTCGATACTCAATTTGGCCACGATGGTTTCCTTATCGAAGTCGGTGACCTCGGAAAGGCCGTAGGCCGTTTCCTTGACAGTAAAATTATCCCGACCGCGACGGATACGCAGGTGATGCCGGTATTCCACGACACCGAAGACTTCGACTACATCGGAAGCCTTGTCAAGGAAAACAGCAAGGTGCTCGACCTCGGCTGCGGTAACGGCGAACTTCTTGATTTCTTGAACAAGAAAAAGCATGTTGAAGTCCTCGGCATCGAACGCAACTTCAAGAGCATCATGGATTGCCTTGAAAACGATGTGCCCGTCATCCAGCGCGACCTCGACGAAAGCGGAATCAGCGACTTCAAGGACGGAAGCTTCGATTACGCCATCATCAACCGCACCATTCAAGAAATCCGCGACCCGGTCGCCCTCTTGAACGAACTTCTGCGTGTCGCCAAGCGAGCTATCGTGACCTTCCCGAATTTCGGTCACTGGACAACCCGCGGAAGCCTGATGCTGCACGGACGCATGCCGAAATCGAAGGAACTCCCTTACGAATGGTATGACACGCCGAACATCCGCCTCTTGACCGTAAAGGATTTCCACACCCTTTGCGACAAGGAAGGCTTGAAAATTGAAACCATCAGCTACCAGAACGAACACAAGCTCAGCAAGTTCCTGACCGCGATCGGTTTTGCAAACTTCGGCGCAGAACATGTAATTGCAATGGTGAGCAAGAAATAG
- a CDS encoding NAD(+)/NADH kinase translates to MKKDFHFRTIGIVGWKDKSPDLALALDVISAWATAHPQVKFCALENLKGIARKPIKVVKESALCKSDLLLAIGGDGTVLSAAHMALGHDTPILGVNAGRVGFLAETRVEDLTQTLDSLFAGDFSTRERMMIDAVVYHGKKQVAKQTVLNEVHVRAHAPERMVNVSVAYNGTALTDYWADSLLVSTPTGSTAYNLAAGGPIIHPATPAVVLTPVAPSSLSVRPLVLSLSSKKLQMKSAVDGPLDLVFDGRTTIVLKPDDIVTLSESKSVTTFIRMRHTGFVGALREKLGWTGKPRQV, encoded by the coding sequence ATGAAAAAGGACTTTCACTTTCGGACAATTGGCATCGTGGGCTGGAAAGACAAGAGCCCTGATTTGGCGCTTGCGCTCGACGTGATTTCGGCGTGGGCGACGGCGCATCCGCAGGTGAAATTTTGCGCTCTGGAAAACCTGAAGGGAATCGCCCGTAAGCCGATCAAGGTGGTCAAGGAAAGTGCTCTTTGCAAGTCGGACTTGCTGCTTGCTATCGGCGGGGACGGTACGGTGCTTTCGGCGGCGCATATGGCGCTCGGGCACGACACGCCCATTCTGGGCGTGAACGCGGGTCGAGTCGGATTTTTGGCGGAGACGCGTGTCGAGGACCTTACACAGACCTTGGATAGCTTGTTTGCGGGAGACTTTTCGACCCGCGAGCGCATGATGATCGATGCGGTCGTTTACCATGGCAAAAAACAGGTCGCCAAGCAGACGGTGTTGAACGAGGTGCATGTGCGTGCGCACGCACCCGAGCGCATGGTGAACGTGAGTGTTGCCTACAACGGTACCGCCCTTACGGATTATTGGGCGGATTCTCTGCTTGTTTCTACGCCGACGGGTTCTACCGCTTACAACTTGGCGGCCGGCGGCCCGATTATCCATCCGGCGACTCCTGCCGTGGTGCTGACTCCTGTGGCGCCGAGCAGTCTTTCGGTGCGCCCGCTGGTGCTGTCGCTTTCGTCCAAGAAATTGCAGATGAAGTCGGCAGTTGACGGTCCGCTGGATTTGGTTTTCGACGGGCGTACGACAATCGTGTTGAAACCGGACGATATCGTGACTCTTTCCGAAAGTAAGTCGGTGACGACTTTTATCCGAATGCGCCATACGGGATTCGTTGGCGCCCTTCGTGAAAAACTCGGCTGGACGGGAAAGCCCCGACAAGTCTGA
- a CDS encoding 3-phosphoshikimate 1-carboxyvinyltransferase yields the protein MEFILNPDRERMELALVMALLVNGRTVFEDFSFAAGVEPFAEALKEFGLSYVQQGHQLVLEGKGFQYALPSMLPMDMSESRCVMLWTLASKDMEQIYTFAAEEDEAGIAKVACAKEMLQKYFKVKPVSDEAAKFTFTFAAEDLPIKKDSLGNISTVMRNRILLRTLIRGEYISFEEKGSVHDQWTKMLAYFGVNLKYEGRGMEQLTELERRMMMARGQKIERTQFTELSETQVITGRDYYIPGDTTEAMAFVLLATIAGIPKNTEVCLKNVDLNSSRAGALTCLKRMGGNFETVSRRERFGDVYGDVMVYPLASGKRLQGRRFSEDTIATGLEEYPFLAVAACFAEGETILRIPKEIRKEMRARNEALAENLRKTGAEVGVYDDGLVIRGLETIVNGSDFDGGEAPENGLALSVLSMALENDEPVANVELVERTYPGVLQKLAQMLEMATAKPEES from the coding sequence ATGGAATTTATCTTAAATCCCGATCGCGAACGCATGGAGCTTGCGCTGGTGATGGCGCTCCTGGTGAATGGCCGTACCGTTTTCGAAGATTTTTCGTTTGCCGCTGGCGTTGAACCTTTTGCCGAGGCCCTCAAGGAATTCGGACTTTCGTATGTGCAGCAGGGTCACCAGCTGGTGCTCGAAGGTAAGGGCTTCCAGTATGCGCTTCCGAGCATGCTCCCGATGGACATGAGCGAATCACGCTGCGTGATGCTTTGGACGCTTGCCTCGAAGGACATGGAACAGATTTACACGTTTGCCGCCGAAGAGGACGAGGCGGGAATAGCGAAAGTTGCGTGCGCCAAGGAGATGTTGCAGAAGTATTTCAAGGTGAAGCCCGTTTCCGATGAGGCGGCAAAATTCACGTTTACCTTTGCGGCGGAAGATTTGCCGATTAAGAAGGATTCGCTCGGAAACATTTCTACGGTGATGCGCAACAGGATCCTTTTGCGGACGTTGATTCGCGGCGAATACATCTCGTTTGAGGAAAAGGGCTCGGTTCATGACCAGTGGACCAAGATGCTTGCCTATTTTGGCGTAAACCTGAAGTACGAAGGCCGCGGCATGGAACAGCTGACGGAGCTTGAACGCCGCATGATGATGGCGCGCGGCCAGAAGATTGAACGTACGCAGTTCACGGAACTTTCGGAAACGCAGGTGATTACGGGGCGCGACTACTACATTCCCGGCGATACCACCGAGGCCATGGCGTTTGTGTTGCTGGCAACGATTGCGGGCATCCCGAAGAATACCGAAGTCTGTCTGAAGAATGTGGATCTGAACAGTTCGCGCGCCGGTGCGCTTACTTGCCTGAAGCGTATGGGCGGAAATTTCGAGACGGTGAGCCGCCGCGAACGTTTTGGCGATGTCTACGGCGACGTGATGGTGTATCCGCTGGCATCGGGGAAACGCCTGCAGGGCCGCCGCTTTTCGGAAGATACGATAGCGACGGGACTCGAGGAATATCCATTCCTTGCGGTGGCGGCCTGTTTCGCCGAGGGCGAAACGATCCTTCGGATCCCGAAGGAAATCCGCAAGGAAATGCGGGCGCGCAATGAAGCCCTCGCCGAAAACCTGCGCAAGACCGGTGCAGAAGTCGGTGTCTACGACGACGGCCTCGTCATCCGCGGACTTGAGACGATTGTGAACGGAAGTGACTTTGACGGGGGAGAGGCGCCGGAGAATGGTCTCGCCCTTTCGGTGCTTTCAATGGCGCTCGAAAACGACGAACCCGTAGCGAATGTGGAACTGGTGGAACGCACTTATCCGGGCGTGTTGCAGAAGCTTGCTCAGATGCTTGAAATGGCGACGGCAAAGCCGGAGGAATCGTAG
- a CDS encoding prephenate dehydrogenase/arogenate dehydrogenase family protein codes for MRITFVGFGLLASSVAAAIKQAKLPTVVRAVSSPATLARAKDLGLADECFGYDEITDWVPGSDMILLCAPILHILHTIENLAQMDLSVLSSQPKILVSDIGSTKVEICKAGAKLPKPFVFVGSHPMAGSEKRTLEYNDPSIFENAYWFVCPPEGVEEADYKSLLDLISFVGANAVVFPPEHHDRTMAWVSHMPQMLSSTLAASMPERLVKPSYQHYAGRAFRDMTRIAASGWNMWHDIAVTNRDQTVLALREVREGLDKTIEAMDHLQVVSDGKPAADDRAGELESVFKAGNEGRASLFEKGRNAAAAFSEITVPLKDVPGALLQVLSPLAQNNLNIRDIELMKVRENIAGTLLLAFKTPEEARRAVQILKLLGYDVKER; via the coding sequence ATGCGGATCACCTTCGTTGGATTTGGACTCCTGGCGAGTTCCGTTGCCGCCGCTATCAAGCAGGCGAAGTTGCCTACGGTGGTGCGTGCGGTGAGCAGTCCTGCGACTCTTGCGCGAGCGAAGGATTTGGGACTTGCTGACGAATGTTTCGGCTACGACGAAATTACGGACTGGGTGCCTGGTTCCGATATGATTTTGCTGTGTGCGCCGATTCTGCATATTTTGCATACGATCGAGAATTTGGCGCAGATGGATTTATCGGTGCTTTCTTCGCAGCCAAAAATCCTGGTGAGCGATATCGGCAGTACCAAGGTGGAAATCTGCAAGGCGGGGGCCAAACTGCCGAAGCCGTTCGTGTTCGTAGGAAGCCACCCGATGGCGGGTTCCGAAAAGCGTACCCTTGAATACAACGACCCGTCAATTTTTGAAAATGCCTACTGGTTCGTGTGTCCGCCCGAAGGCGTGGAGGAGGCCGATTACAAGTCGCTTCTGGACCTGATTTCTTTTGTCGGGGCGAACGCGGTTGTTTTTCCGCCGGAACATCACGACCGGACGATGGCGTGGGTTTCGCACATGCCGCAGATGCTTTCGTCGACACTTGCGGCGAGTATGCCGGAGCGCCTGGTCAAGCCGAGCTACCAGCATTACGCGGGCCGTGCCTTTAGGGACATGACGCGCATTGCCGCATCTGGCTGGAATATGTGGCACGATATTGCGGTCACTAACCGCGACCAGACGGTGCTTGCTTTGCGCGAGGTGCGCGAGGGGCTTGACAAGACCATCGAGGCCATGGATCATTTGCAGGTGGTTTCTGACGGTAAACCCGCCGCCGATGACCGTGCCGGAGAACTGGAATCGGTCTTTAAGGCCGGGAACGAAGGCCGTGCGAGTCTTTTCGAAAAGGGCCGTAACGCGGCCGCTGCGTTCTCTGAAATTACGGTTCCCCTGAAGGATGTGCCGGGAGCCTTGCTGCAGGTGCTTTCTCCGCTGGCACAGAACAACTTGAATATCCGCGATATCGAATTGATGAAGGTCCGCGAGAATATTGCGGGAACGTTGCTGCTTGCCTTCAAGACTCCCGAAGAGGCCCGCCGTGCGGTCCAGATTTTGAAACTACTCGGTTACGATGTAAAGGAACGCTAA
- a CDS encoding chorismate mutase, which yields MKIEDWRIRIDELNDEIISLLNKRASYATEIGKIKKEQGLPVFDPAREDAVLEKVSTLTKGPLTPESIKNIFRVIMQETRKVEE from the coding sequence ATGAAGATTGAAGACTGGCGAATTCGCATCGATGAATTGAACGACGAGATTATTTCGCTCCTGAACAAGCGGGCGTCTTATGCGACTGAAATCGGTAAAATCAAGAAGGAACAGGGACTCCCGGTTTTTGACCCGGCGCGAGAAGATGCTGTTCTCGAGAAGGTTTCTACGCTGACCAAGGGACCGCTTACGCCCGAGTCTATCAAGAATATCTTTAGGGTCATTATGCAAGAAACCCGGAAGGTGGAGGAATAA